A DNA window from Ipomoea triloba cultivar NCNSP0323 chromosome 10, ASM357664v1 contains the following coding sequences:
- the LOC116032301 gene encoding uncharacterized protein LOC116032301, protein MKNALRCCISCILPCGALDVIRIVHSNGRVEEISGTVKAAEIMKMHPKHVLKKPSSPSPADGDQARPACPKIIVVPPDAQLQRGKIYFLIPVAPPPNQPEKSRTRSAAARRRKKSSEVARKHGGGGGGASCKDIAAAVANNVVVSTSDQYLSEILSEKLSAPRDRRRGRVGVWRPNLQSISEFPCES, encoded by the coding sequence ATGAAGAACGCTCTCCGGTGTTGCATATCTTGCATTCTTCCCTGCGGAGCTCTGGACGTGATCCGCATAGTCCATTCAAACGGCCGAGTGGAGGAGATAAGCGGCACCGTCAAGGCGGCGGAGATCATGAAAATGCATCCCAAGCACGTGCTCAAGAAGCCGTCGTCGCCGTCGCCGGCGGACGGCGATCAGGCCCGGCCGGCGTGCCCCAAGATCATTGTGGTCCCGCCCGACGCTCAGCTCCAGCGCGGAAAGATTTACTTCCTCATTCCGGTGGCGCCGCCGCCGAACCAGCCGGAAAAATCGCGGACGAGGTCGGCGGCGGCGAGGAGGAGGAAAAAATCGTCGGAGGTTGCGAGGAAgcacggcggcggcggcggcggggcgTCGTGCAAGGATATCGCCGCCGCCGTGGCCAACAACGTTGTGGTGTCGACGTCGGATCAGTATTTGAGTGAGATTCTGTCGGAGAAGCTTTCGGCGCCGAGAGATCGGCGGCGAGGGAGAGTCGGAGTGTGGAGACCGAATCTTCAAAGCATTTCGGAGTTTCCTTGTGAATCTTAA